In Leptotrichia buccalis C-1013-b, the genomic window AAAGATTTGGATGAATTAATAAAATTATTATAATAGAAGAAAGTGAGAGGATTTTATGAATTATAAGTTAATTGCAACTGATATGGATGGGACATTGCTTGATGAGGAGCATGGAATAACAAAGGAAAATGTTGAGGCGATTATTAAAGTTCAAAAGGAAAAAGGAGTTAAATTTGTACTTGCGAGCGGAAGACCTAGCTATGCTATGCTTGAATATGCAAAAGAGCTTCAAATGGATAAGTATGAAGGCTATGTTTTGGCATTTAACGGTGGTGAATTAATTGATATGAAGACAAACGAAGTTATTTTTCACGAAGGGCTGGAAAAAAAGGATATTGAAAATGTTTATAAAGTTTCAAAGGAAATAAATGTTCCAATGATTTTGTACGTTGGAGATACAATTTATGGAACTGAAGCGACAGATGGAGTAATGTATGAAGCCGATCAATGCAAGATGAAATTTCAAAAATTCGACACACTTGAAGACTTGGAGAAAAAAGGAATTGATAAAACTACAAAATGTATGATTATTGGAACGCCTGAAGAAGTATTGATTGCTCAGAAACACATGAATAAAGTTCACGGAAACGATTATTTTATTGCCATTTCAAAACCAATTTTCCTAGAAATTGCAAATAAAAATGTGGATAAAGGGAAAACATTGAAAAAATTGGGAGAAATTGAAAATATAAATCCTGAGGAAATGATTGCAGTTGGCGACAGTGCAAACGATAAGCCGTTGCTGGAGTACGTGGGAATGCCTGTGGCTGTGGAAAATGCAATTCCTGAAATTAAGGAAATAGCTAAATTTATTTCAACATCAAATGTAAAGCATGGATTGAAAACTACGATTGAGGAGTTTTTTGAATTTTAAAACTATAAAATTTGTACAGGAATTATCGGGAAAAAAGTCGAAAAATCATATATACTTTTTCTCCTGATTTTGAAGTTTATAGTGAAGGGGATATGTATAATCCAAGTTATGAAATGGAACTTTGGGTTTCGATAGTAAAAGATAAAAATTAAATTGTAGATATATTTGAATCTTTTATTGAATATTTATTATAAAAAAAGGGAGATATCCTGAATACACAGTTTATTTCCCATTTTATCTTTATTATATATTAACCCCAATAGAAGTAAAATTTTACAATAAGTAATTCGATAGCTTTATTAAAAAAATCAAATTTAATTTTTAAGTATCTATCTTAAAGACTTTTATAATTTTATTTATAAATATTATGATTAATAATAGTTTTTTCTATTCAATTTTTTTGTAACGTAAGGGCAGTAGACGCCATGCCCTTTTTCGCAATAAAAGTTATTTTAACATGTATAACTGGTTATATATTAAAGATAATGGCGAAACGTTCTACGAACTACCCCGCTTTACACAAAACTTTCTTATAAAAAAAAATAAAACTCGCTTCGTAAAACTACGCTCAGACAGTTATTTTTCCTTTAACGAAATTTTGCTTATTTAATATTTTCCAAATGTAAAAG contains:
- a CDS encoding Cof-type HAD-IIB family hydrolase, whose translation is MNYKLIATDMDGTLLDEEHGITKENVEAIIKVQKEKGVKFVLASGRPSYAMLEYAKELQMDKYEGYVLAFNGGELIDMKTNEVIFHEGLEKKDIENVYKVSKEINVPMILYVGDTIYGTEATDGVMYEADQCKMKFQKFDTLEDLEKKGIDKTTKCMIIGTPEEVLIAQKHMNKVHGNDYFIAISKPIFLEIANKNVDKGKTLKKLGEIENINPEEMIAVGDSANDKPLLEYVGMPVAVENAIPEIKEIAKFISTSNVKHGLKTTIEEFFEF